One Miscanthus floridulus cultivar M001 chromosome 11, ASM1932011v1, whole genome shotgun sequence DNA window includes the following coding sequences:
- the LOC136493811 gene encoding uncharacterized protein produces the protein MTHKRVSRDDSDSETDASQPCPKRGKQPARTSNEQPPSAAGPSRPQRKVGASRNKALVSRSAFDLDLPNEGFALEPVHDRLVMKKGKINPNPIHEPPRSKDYTRNQAGVFDHRICDPADDATAEFIDDDRFQSLFQLDYYNSAILCKKHPVVPQKWIDWQHCVNLGCPDMDKALATLERCGFKDLLTMQYPWNTEVIAQFYATVWYEAPSEEQHEIVHFRIQGCNYSVSYGRFAAILGFGPEDLAKPLLRASSDDVLRGSTDDVDLSYCYYDHASESDMFTTHNMKKYYRYINLLVRQAICPKIGSASSILSNVKTLLMIEIVTKKEFSNKERDEYYRPVKIDETAKKKRGRKPSKPQHQSPPQPQSSGI, from the exons ATGACTCACAAGAGGGTGTCTCGTGATGATTCCGACTCCGAGACCGATGCCTCCCAGCCGTGTCCCAAGCGCGGGAAGCAGCCGGCTCGCACCTCCAATGAGCAGCCACCGAGTGCCGCCGGCCCTTCGCGCCCTCAGCGCAAGGTCGGTGCCTCCCGGAACAAGGCCCTCGTTTCCCGGTCGGCTTTTGATTTGGACCTACCCAATGAGGGTTTTGCCCTTGAGCCGGTGCATGACCGGCTTGTCATGAAGAAAGGTAAGATCAATCCTAACCCTATTCATGAGCCCCCTCGGTCCAAGGATTACACCCGGAATCAGGCAGGGGTGTTTGACCACAGGATCTGTGATCCAGCTGATGATGCGACTGCTGAGTTCATTGACGATGACCGTTTCCAAAGTCTGTTTCAGCTAGATTATTATAACTCTGCTATCTTGTGCAAGAAACATCCTGTGGTGCCTCAGAAATGGATTGATTGGCAGCATTGTGTTAACCTCGGTTGTCCAGATATGGACAAGGCTCTTGCCACTCTGGAGCGGTGTGGTTTCAAGGATCTGCTCACCATGCAGTATCCTTGGAACACTGAGGTCATTGCTCAGTTTTATGCCACAGTTTGGTATGAGGCCCCATCTGAGGAGCAGCATGAGATTGTTCACTTTCGGATTCAGGGCTGCAACTATTCTGTTTCTTATGGTAGATTTGCTGCCATTCTTGGTTTTGGTCCTGAGGATCTAGCCAAACCTTTGTTGCGGGCTAGTAGTGATGATGTTTTGAGAGGTAGTACTGATGATGTTGATCTCTCTTATTGCTATTATGATCATGCCTCTGAGTCTGATATGTTCACCACCCACAACATGAAGAAATATTATAGATACATTAACTTGTTGGTACGCCAGGCTATTTGTCCCAAGATTGGATCTGCCTCAAGTATTTTATCTAATGTCAAGACTTTGTTG ATGATTGAGATTGTCACCAAGAAGGAGTTCTCTAACAAGGAGAGGGATGAGTATTACAGGCCAGTCAAGATTGATGAGACAGCTAAGAAGAAGAGAGGTCGCAAGC